In one window of Photobacterium leiognathi DNA:
- a CDS encoding efflux RND transporter permease subunit, which yields MKLTELCLRRPVLCTVLWLIPVFIGLIFCQKLPWRYTPQISQSKIQVTVHDSALAAQNMMTEVLIPIQNAIAGTEGISHMSATARQGRGNIIIDVASSINDSEIDTLVSEIHNDIGNIENKLPDDILPKVTKSDDQGMPAMLIGLTPGPHQAEYEFHQYGTDTLLPQLEQLPAAGSVSVAPSAGQSVLITLNPDKVYFYGLTLTSVINKITDVDSITTISGKTSGTESQYQLIATGAIASLDDIKNTIIATYQQQPIRLEQVADIKIGTPSSQREVKPLVDFSKKNAMLFVLNPQYTATANPLVLSEQVHDLLESMTLPSGMQAKVLLDKSTFIITALEDVYVAIGLAVILVAGVIWLFLGNLRIALIPIVTIPVCLSCSFIILKLAGFSINSLTLLAMLLAVGLVVDDAIVVVENVHRQLSHHDSVFKATAVACRQIGFAIIATTLTLAAVYIPVGLVDGITGQLFQQFAFTLAGTVIISGVVALTLSPMMCSTMMNHKPAGRFENWVNKQLDRLSHAYHNVLSATIDWRKTTLLVMVVIFASSYWPFTQTPSQMLPAEDSGQIFLFQPLVGSSDEASQQKMIDNMNTQLKHIPDIAHVAILTSSDFIRGFVTLKPWQERNLSAQKISEMINARLKEGGNRVYTDVIPAIETGGGRRGNSGGIDINVSSSVDEQVLAKELTEVTYKIQQSPLFSNARSNLKFDQNQFKITINRVLASQYDVPLRNIQQILKLAMSGKSFSNDMSYQGANYPLHVQLESAFTLTPDSLKQLMIANKQGQLVPMSALINIENEVGPRSLEQYDRATSASLSIRLEGGVSMGEGIAALNQMLPDILPANASYAYVDEAKQYLDANQQMLFVFVAALVFIYMVLSAQFESVVDALVVMLSLPITLSVAVWALYFSDFTLNVYSQIGLVTLIGLICKHGILITEFANELQGEGLAPREAILKATKTRLRPILMTSLTMILGSLPLLWEAGPGANAMGSLGIIIIAGMALGIVDPLFVVPSVYLMVQKLKRKKNINAHES from the coding sequence ATGAAGTTAACTGAGCTGTGTTTGCGTCGTCCGGTGCTATGTACTGTGCTGTGGTTGATCCCTGTCTTTATTGGTTTGATTTTTTGTCAAAAATTACCTTGGCGTTATACCCCACAAATCAGCCAATCTAAAATTCAAGTCACTGTTCATGATAGCGCGCTAGCGGCACAAAACATGATGACGGAAGTGCTAATTCCTATTCAAAATGCCATTGCAGGAACAGAAGGGATCAGCCATATGTCTGCGACAGCGCGACAAGGGCGAGGCAATATCATTATTGATGTGGCATCGAGTATTAATGACAGTGAAATCGATACGCTAGTCAGTGAAATTCATAACGACATTGGTAACATTGAAAATAAATTGCCTGATGATATTTTGCCGAAAGTGACCAAATCTGACGATCAGGGTATGCCTGCAATGTTGATTGGCTTAACCCCCGGCCCTCATCAAGCGGAATATGAATTTCATCAATATGGTACTGATACCTTATTACCACAATTAGAGCAGTTACCTGCCGCAGGCTCCGTAAGTGTGGCACCGAGTGCGGGGCAATCAGTACTGATCACCTTAAATCCTGACAAAGTCTATTTTTATGGCTTAACGCTAACTAGCGTGATTAATAAAATTACCGATGTTGATAGCATTACAACTATCAGTGGTAAAACTTCAGGAACAGAAAGCCAGTATCAGCTGATTGCGACAGGGGCGATCGCAAGCCTCGATGATATTAAAAACACCATTATTGCTACTTATCAGCAGCAACCTATCCGATTAGAGCAAGTGGCTGATATAAAAATCGGCACGCCAAGTAGCCAACGTGAAGTAAAGCCGCTGGTGGATTTCTCGAAGAAAAATGCCATGTTGTTCGTGTTAAACCCACAATACACCGCCACGGCAAATCCACTTGTATTATCTGAGCAAGTACATGATTTATTAGAGTCAATGACACTACCGAGCGGCATGCAAGCGAAGGTATTACTGGATAAATCGACCTTTATTATTACCGCATTAGAAGATGTGTATGTTGCGATAGGTCTAGCGGTCATACTGGTTGCTGGTGTTATCTGGCTGTTCCTTGGTAATTTGCGAATTGCGTTAATTCCAATTGTTACCATTCCTGTTTGTTTATCGTGCTCATTTATCATTCTTAAGTTGGCAGGTTTTAGCATTAATTCCCTGACCTTGCTCGCAATGTTATTAGCCGTGGGGCTGGTGGTCGATGATGCTATCGTTGTGGTAGAAAACGTTCACCGTCAGTTAAGTCATCATGATTCGGTATTTAAAGCTACCGCAGTGGCTTGTCGTCAAATTGGTTTTGCCATTATTGCCACCACCTTAACTCTGGCTGCGGTATATATTCCGGTGGGTTTAGTTGACGGTATTACAGGGCAATTATTCCAGCAGTTTGCTTTTACCTTAGCGGGTACTGTGATTATTTCTGGTGTTGTTGCACTGACATTATCGCCCATGATGTGCAGCACAATGATGAATCATAAACCTGCTGGACGTTTTGAAAATTGGGTGAATAAACAGTTAGATCGTCTTTCTCATGCTTATCATAATGTGCTTTCTGCCACCATTGATTGGCGTAAAACAACATTGTTGGTTATGGTCGTTATTTTTGCGAGTAGTTATTGGCCTTTCACTCAGACACCGTCACAAATGCTACCCGCTGAGGATTCAGGGCAAATCTTTTTATTTCAGCCATTGGTGGGAAGTAGTGATGAAGCCAGTCAGCAAAAGATGATCGATAACATGAATACGCAGTTAAAGCATATTCCTGATATTGCTCATGTCGCTATCCTTACTAGTAGCGATTTTATCCGTGGTTTTGTGACGTTAAAACCGTGGCAAGAACGTAATTTATCAGCACAGAAAATCAGTGAAATGATCAACGCTAGGCTTAAAGAGGGTGGTAATCGTGTTTATACCGATGTGATCCCAGCTATTGAAACCGGCGGTGGTCGTCGAGGTAACAGTGGTGGTATCGACATTAATGTTAGCAGTAGTGTTGATGAGCAAGTGCTGGCAAAAGAGCTCACTGAAGTTACCTATAAAATTCAGCAATCACCGCTATTTTCTAATGCGCGAAGTAACCTTAAATTCGATCAGAACCAATTTAAGATCACCATTAATCGGGTACTAGCTTCGCAATATGATGTGCCACTACGTAACATTCAGCAAATCTTGAAACTAGCGATGAGTGGTAAAAGTTTCAGTAATGATATGAGTTATCAAGGGGCAAATTATCCGTTGCATGTACAGCTAGAATCAGCATTTACGTTAACCCCAGACTCATTAAAACAATTGATGATTGCCAATAAACAAGGGCAGTTAGTGCCGATGTCGGCGCTGATAAATATTGAAAATGAAGTTGGGCCACGTTCACTTGAGCAATACGACAGAGCTACGTCTGCATCGTTATCTATTCGCTTAGAAGGTGGTGTAAGTATGGGAGAAGGGATTGCAGCGTTAAACCAAATGCTGCCTGATATTTTACCAGCGAATGCAAGTTATGCTTATGTCGATGAGGCGAAACAGTATTTGGATGCAAACCAACAAATGCTGTTTGTCTTTGTGGCTGCACTTGTTTTTATTTACATGGTACTGAGTGCGCAATTTGAAAGTGTGGTTGATGCATTAGTGGTGATGTTGTCATTGCCGATTACCTTATCTGTAGCGGTTTGGGCATTGTATTTTAGTGATTTCACTTTAAACGTGTATTCGCAAATAGGCTTGGTCACACTCATTGGTTTGATTTGTAAGCACGGTATATTAATTACTGAGTTTGCTAATGAACTGCAAGGAGAAGGGTTAGCACCGCGAGAAGCGATACTCAAAGCGACGAAAACCCGTTTGCGTCCAATACTAATGACTTCACTGACCATGATATTAGGCTCTTTGCCATTATTGTGGGAAGCAGGACCTGGGGCGAATGCAATGGGCTCATTGGGGATCATTATTATCGCAGGTATGGCATTAGGAATAGTCGATCCATTGTTTGTCGTACCAAGTGTGTATTTGATGGTGCAAAAGCTAAAGCGTAAAAAGAACATTAACGCTCACGAATCTTAA
- the torC gene encoding pentaheme c-type cytochrome TorC: MKKLWHFLIKPSSRYSVLAIAVVCILITLAGVFTFHQSIEFTSTNEFCTSCHSMKENYNEYKTSIHFKNAYGVRAQCRDCHIPENNPIAFMKAKMGGIGDIYSEFIGKDIDTPKKFEENRLRMAQNVWKMMKDTNSAPCKSCHSYSAMDHAKQSPAAAAAMTGAAAKDMNCIECHKGIAHQLPHINNDFQATFKQLSINAAKAPEATTLYSLTSKQLFVKDAASDDAQGQLYPASEVKVVGQSGDMLKVEITGWEIKGSTAGMLVQDMAKQIQTASIDPELQKTQKVLNTQTATDGKVWQQVQVAAWMTQRDMLASIKPIWGYGKEILDSSCNQCHATPDPKHLTANAWVDGLKAMQQYYTLDKNEERVLLKYLQAHAKDAPAEAVAEQATE; the protein is encoded by the coding sequence ATGAAGAAGCTCTGGCACTTTCTTATTAAGCCAAGTAGTCGCTACTCTGTATTAGCGATTGCTGTTGTGTGTATATTAATCACACTTGCAGGCGTATTTACATTCCACCAATCAATTGAGTTCACATCAACAAACGAGTTTTGTACGTCGTGTCACTCAATGAAGGAAAACTACAACGAATATAAAACAAGCATCCACTTTAAGAACGCTTATGGTGTACGCGCTCAGTGTCGTGATTGTCATATCCCAGAAAACAACCCAATCGCATTCATGAAAGCGAAAATGGGTGGTATCGGCGATATCTATAGCGAATTCATTGGTAAAGATATTGATACGCCTAAGAAGTTCGAAGAGAACCGTCTACGTATGGCGCAAAATGTTTGGAAAATGATGAAAGATACAAATTCAGCGCCTTGTAAGAGCTGTCACTCTTACTCAGCAATGGATCACGCTAAGCAATCACCAGCAGCAGCGGCTGCAATGACAGGTGCTGCAGCGAAAGACATGAACTGTATCGAGTGTCACAAAGGTATTGCTCATCAGCTACCTCACATTAATAACGACTTCCAAGCAACATTTAAGCAGCTAAGCATTAATGCAGCGAAAGCACCTGAAGCAACAACGCTTTACTCATTAACATCTAAGCAACTATTTGTGAAAGATGCAGCTTCTGACGATGCACAAGGTCAACTATACCCAGCATCTGAAGTGAAAGTGGTTGGTCAAAGTGGCGACATGCTAAAAGTTGAAATCACTGGTTGGGAAATCAAAGGTTCAACAGCTGGCATGCTAGTTCAAGACATGGCGAAGCAAATCCAAACTGCGTCTATCGATCCTGAACTACAAAAAACACAGAAAGTGTTAAACACACAAACAGCGACTGATGGCAAAGTATGGCAGCAAGTACAAGTTGCAGCGTGGATGACACAACGCGACATGCTTGCAAGCATCAAACCTATCTGGGGTTACGGTAAAGAAATCCTAGATTCAAGCTGTAATCAGTGTCACGCAACGCCAGATCCAAAACACCTAACTGCAAACGCATGGGTTGATGGTCTAAAAGCAATGCAACAGTACTACACACTTGATAAGAACGAAGAGCGTGTACTACTTAAATATCTACAAGCTCACGCTAAAGATGCACCAGCAGAAGCTGTAGCTGAGCAAGCAACTGAGTAA
- a CDS encoding molybdopterin-dependent oxidoreductase — translation MTLSRRNFLKGSVATAIAANGLTLFPAGKVFADDTQVIPSASHYGPFKAVVKNGKLIGVQPLNDVDPFPTEMLTKGVLSRTYSDTRIKYPMVRKSLLEDPLGNHNPHLRGKEPFVRVDWDTAIALTAFCIARTIENHGNEAVFSSSYGGWSHSGLNRPQTLQGRFFNLIGGQSICAGDYSAGASEVILPHVIGDMEVYSPQTAWKIVEENTEAVLFIGCDPWKTNRIEFRVADHSMQKHWEAFKEKGIKFISINPQKTQTDKALGSEMINIRPNTDTALFTAMSYHLCKTGKNDQAYLDKYTVGFDKYLDYLMGKEDGIEKTPEWAEKITGLPAAKIVEIAELCVTKRTQIAAGWALQRADHGEMIHWSIINFAAIAGKIGKPGEGAGFSWHYGNGGMPTSGKRMPIGLSQGRNPITKTCPVVMISDMLKNPGKEYTRDGANLKLPKAKLIYNAGNNLLSHQQDTNELIQALNENIDTIICQDPWWCATAKYSDIVLPTTTTLERDDITSGGTYSNNKIYAMRKVVEPVGESLDDYEIFSRLAFMFNVHQEFTDGKTMYQHIKASYEASDATDDFKTFWQNGITHLSTPADANSFVRHGDFYADPEKNPLHTPSGKIELYSETLAKFKAFECPPMPQWMPPFEWLGNAKKDQVHVLSPHPWMRLHSQMANADVNSYESVDGRQIVLINKDDAAARGVKDGDVVEVYNDRGALLAGARITDEAMPGVIYIHEGAWLQLDEKGRCNSGSINMLTSSKTSSGLAQATSANTCLAYFKKCTDVLTPNKAYEPPQIVKSKFQVDIWSLQLGKRLKAVAAEQGPQQSPGEKLFYGSCTLCHAAPHPSDFTYKQWKGITTSMFPRAGLNDKDRKLVLDFLKENAKKE, via the coding sequence ATGACCCTATCACGTCGAAACTTTTTAAAAGGTTCGGTAGCAACAGCGATTGCTGCTAACGGACTTACCCTTTTCCCAGCAGGTAAAGTATTTGCAGACGACACGCAAGTTATTCCATCTGCCTCCCACTATGGTCCGTTCAAAGCTGTTGTTAAAAACGGTAAATTAATTGGTGTTCAACCACTAAATGATGTTGACCCATTCCCAACAGAAATGTTGACTAAAGGTGTGTTAAGCCGTACTTACTCTGACACACGTATTAAGTACCCTATGGTGCGTAAGTCATTACTGGAAGATCCACTCGGTAATCACAACCCTCACCTACGTGGTAAAGAACCGTTTGTTCGTGTTGATTGGGACACGGCAATTGCACTAACTGCTTTCTGTATTGCACGTACAATCGAAAATCACGGTAATGAAGCAGTATTCAGTTCTTCTTACGGTGGTTGGTCTCACAGTGGTCTTAACCGTCCACAAACCCTACAGGGCCGTTTCTTCAACCTGATCGGTGGTCAAAGTATCTGTGCGGGTGACTACTCTGCAGGTGCATCTGAAGTTATTCTTCCTCACGTTATTGGTGATATGGAAGTGTACTCACCACAAACAGCGTGGAAGATTGTTGAAGAGAACACAGAAGCAGTTCTATTCATTGGTTGTGATCCTTGGAAAACAAACCGTATTGAATTCCGTGTTGCAGATCACTCAATGCAGAAACACTGGGAAGCGTTTAAAGAGAAAGGCATTAAGTTTATCTCTATTAATCCTCAGAAGACGCAAACTGACAAAGCCCTTGGCAGTGAGATGATCAATATCCGTCCTAACACGGATACTGCACTATTTACTGCAATGTCTTACCACCTATGTAAAACAGGTAAGAACGATCAGGCTTACTTAGATAAGTACACTGTAGGTTTTGATAAGTACCTTGATTACCTAATGGGTAAAGAAGACGGTATTGAGAAAACACCTGAGTGGGCAGAAAAGATCACTGGTCTTCCTGCAGCTAAAATCGTTGAGATTGCAGAGCTTTGTGTAACTAAACGTACTCAAATCGCAGCAGGTTGGGCACTACAACGTGCTGACCACGGCGAAATGATCCACTGGTCTATCATCAACTTTGCCGCTATTGCAGGTAAGATTGGTAAGCCGGGTGAAGGTGCAGGCTTTAGCTGGCACTATGGTAACGGTGGTATGCCAACGTCTGGTAAGCGTATGCCTATCGGTCTATCTCAAGGTCGTAACCCAATAACTAAAACATGTCCGGTTGTAATGATTTCAGACATGTTGAAAAATCCGGGTAAAGAATACACCCGTGATGGCGCGAACCTTAAGTTACCAAAAGCGAAATTAATCTATAACGCAGGTAACAACCTTCTTTCTCACCAGCAAGATACTAATGAGTTAATCCAAGCGCTTAACGAGAATATTGACACAATTATTTGTCAAGACCCTTGGTGGTGTGCAACAGCGAAGTACTCAGATATCGTGCTACCAACAACTACAACACTAGAGCGTGACGATATCACTTCTGGTGGTACTTACAGCAACAACAAAATTTATGCGATGCGTAAAGTGGTTGAGCCTGTAGGTGAAAGCCTAGACGACTACGAAATCTTCTCTCGTCTTGCATTCATGTTTAACGTACATCAAGAGTTTACTGACGGTAAAACCATGTACCAACACATCAAAGCCTCTTACGAAGCTTCTGATGCAACAGATGATTTCAAAACATTCTGGCAAAACGGTATTACTCACCTATCAACACCTGCTGATGCTAACAGCTTTGTTCGTCATGGTGATTTCTACGCCGATCCTGAGAAAAACCCACTTCATACACCAAGTGGTAAGATCGAGCTTTACAGTGAAACACTTGCGAAGTTTAAAGCGTTTGAGTGTCCACCAATGCCACAATGGATGCCTCCATTTGAATGGTTAGGTAATGCGAAGAAAGATCAGGTTCACGTACTAAGCCCACACCCATGGATGCGTCTGCACTCACAAATGGCTAACGCTGATGTGAATAGCTACGAGTCTGTTGATGGTCGTCAGATTGTGCTTATCAACAAAGATGATGCGGCAGCACGTGGCGTGAAAGATGGCGATGTGGTTGAAGTGTACAACGACCGTGGTGCGCTACTTGCAGGTGCACGCATTACTGATGAAGCAATGCCGGGTGTTATTTACATTCACGAAGGTGCATGGCTACAGCTTGATGAGAAAGGCCGTTGTAACTCTGGTTCTATCAACATGCTAACCAGCAGTAAAACAAGTAGTGGTTTAGCACAGGCAACCAGTGCGAATACCTGTTTGGCTTACTTCAAGAAATGTACTGATGTATTAACACCAAACAAAGCTTACGAGCCACCACAAATTGTTAAGTCTAAATTCCAAGTGGATATTTGGTCACTACAGTTAGGTAAGCGCTTAAAAGCGGTTGCAGCAGAGCAAGGTCCACAGCAATCTCCTGGTGAGAAACTGTTCTACGGTAGCTGTACTCTATGTCACGCAGCACCACACCCAAGTGATTTCACTTACAAGCAGTGGAAAGGTATTACAACAAGTATGTTCCCACGCGCAGGTCTAAACGATAAAGACCGTAAGCTTGTACTTGATTTCTTAAAAGAGAATGCAAAAAAAGAGTGA
- a CDS encoding GNAT family N-acetyltransferase, with translation MVEIKIVAFDDAHRGLIRTVREQVFIQEQQIDPEIEFDDLDSEAVHVLVMDGEQPLGTGRILADGHIGRIAIMKSARGQCLGAKVVQALVEYAQQQGYPHVDLGAQTHAVDFYRKLGFMPYGDEFMEANIPHQAMEQILEQ, from the coding sequence ATGGTAGAGATTAAGATTGTCGCTTTTGATGACGCCCATCGTGGGTTGATCCGCACAGTTCGTGAACAGGTCTTTATTCAAGAGCAGCAAATCGATCCTGAGATTGAATTTGATGATTTAGACTCAGAAGCGGTACATGTGCTGGTGATGGATGGCGAGCAACCATTAGGAACGGGGCGTATTTTAGCTGACGGTCATATTGGTCGTATTGCAATTATGAAATCAGCACGTGGACAATGCTTAGGTGCGAAAGTTGTTCAAGCGTTAGTAGAATATGCCCAGCAGCAAGGCTACCCACACGTGGACCTAGGCGCACAAACCCATGCTGTTGATTTTTACCGTAAGCTAGGTTTCATGCCATACGGTGATGAGTTTATGGAAGCCAATATTCCGCACCAAGCCATGGAGCAGATATTAGAACAGTAA
- a CDS encoding Cfr10I/Bse634I family restriction endonuclease, which produces MSEILTYINNKPSIKVAESFVHLINSVPLDNWDYKESLECLQNNILNEDRSITSGAFSNVRGTWFEWMVSVDAYNHWVEHNHNLLLLNLPNISRFDSSSLYVAEVYDFVQDLRSKLESGLDIQMITSNPDYVIIDTTRLEQYFERKKITELTKESLEHLDKIYQNIVGKCELDDIVGYFSLKTSLRPDRRLQIAHEGSLTKAIYVHLQTRSWLMEPRGIKYFGGSLAINDADIRALKTVATHSITTVMSKPERAVDEVFSISDREKLSEAIRSMRSCIGV; this is translated from the coding sequence GTGTCTGAAATCTTAACTTATATAAATAATAAACCTTCTATTAAAGTTGCTGAAAGCTTTGTTCATTTAATTAATTCTGTTCCTCTAGATAACTGGGATTACAAAGAATCATTAGAGTGTTTACAAAATAATATACTTAATGAGGATCGTTCTATAACCAGTGGGGCTTTCTCTAATGTTAGAGGTACCTGGTTTGAGTGGATGGTATCAGTTGATGCTTATAATCACTGGGTTGAGCATAACCATAATTTATTATTATTAAATTTACCTAATATAAGTAGGTTTGACTCTTCATCTCTATATGTGGCTGAAGTTTATGATTTTGTCCAAGATTTACGTAGTAAACTTGAAAGTGGTTTAGATATTCAAATGATTACATCTAATCCTGATTACGTAATTATTGATACGACTCGTTTAGAACAGTATTTTGAACGAAAAAAAATTACTGAGTTAACAAAAGAATCACTTGAACACCTTGATAAGATCTATCAAAACATTGTTGGTAAATGTGAGCTTGATGATATTGTTGGTTACTTTTCTCTTAAAACATCATTACGCCCAGATCGCCGCCTTCAGATAGCTCATGAAGGAAGTTTAACCAAAGCTATTTATGTACATTTACAAACAAGAAGTTGGCTAATGGAGCCAAGGGGTATTAAATATTTTGGTGGTTCTTTAGCAATAAATGATGCTGATATTCGTGCTCTTAAAACAGTTGCAACTCACTCTATAACCACTGTTATGTCTAAACCTGAACGTGCTGTTGATGAAGTTTTTTCTATAAGTGATAGAGAAAAGCTCAGCGAAGCTATACGTAGTATGCGTTCCTGTATAGGTGTTTAA
- a CDS encoding efflux RND transporter periplasmic adaptor subunit, translating to MMKQKCIPAMVFAAMALVLVGCDKDSQLASHPKKHASKIAQVETQPVTARTLTEQITGYGVVKSHNSVVLKSLQTSQITAIHFKAGQTVKKGQVLVQFDPSAAKAKVARDQALLNASKQTWLRQKELVNKGVVARSTYDDSESDYKQALAQLEQDKSQLAELAIKAPFDGVISQTDYHVGDVITVGNTLATLYTPDQLTIEYQLPAVQKSDYKLGQQVTVYSELTPTEHAQGTVSYVSPNIALGLVSLKAQLSDVKQFSPGQNVKVVQQTRDLLQQVTIPTAALMTNIQGAQVFIVVNNKARLRDVKVGQYYDGYVQIVSGLAVGDQLVVNGQNYLRTDQKVEVFSAHKQDQPTQSLQSNTAGK from the coding sequence ATGATGAAACAAAAATGCATTCCGGCGATGGTTTTCGCTGCTATGGCTTTAGTGCTTGTTGGCTGTGACAAGGATAGCCAATTAGCGTCTCACCCTAAGAAGCACGCATCTAAAATTGCGCAGGTAGAAACGCAGCCTGTGACAGCACGTACACTCACCGAACAAATCACGGGTTATGGTGTGGTGAAAAGTCATAATTCCGTTGTGTTAAAGAGTCTGCAAACCAGCCAAATTACAGCTATTCATTTTAAAGCTGGGCAAACGGTTAAAAAGGGGCAGGTGCTAGTGCAATTTGATCCTAGTGCCGCAAAAGCCAAAGTTGCTCGTGATCAAGCCTTACTCAATGCCTCTAAACAAACATGGTTACGCCAAAAAGAGTTGGTGAATAAAGGTGTTGTCGCTCGTAGTACGTATGATGATAGCGAGAGTGATTACAAACAGGCATTAGCGCAATTAGAGCAAGATAAATCGCAGCTTGCTGAGCTTGCTATTAAAGCGCCTTTCGATGGGGTGATTAGCCAAACGGATTATCATGTTGGTGATGTTATTACAGTCGGAAACACCCTTGCCACCTTATACACACCAGATCAGTTAACCATTGAATATCAACTGCCAGCAGTACAAAAATCAGATTATAAGCTGGGGCAGCAAGTGACGGTTTATTCAGAGTTAACACCGACAGAGCACGCTCAAGGTACGGTGAGCTATGTTTCACCTAATATTGCATTGGGGTTGGTGAGTTTAAAAGCGCAGTTATCTGATGTTAAACAGTTCTCACCAGGACAAAACGTTAAAGTGGTTCAACAAACACGAGACTTATTACAACAAGTTACGATTCCTACTGCTGCGTTAATGACTAATATCCAAGGTGCACAGGTGTTTATTGTCGTGAATAACAAAGCACGCCTACGTGATGTGAAAGTTGGGCAATACTATGATGGTTATGTGCAGATCGTGTCGGGATTGGCGGTTGGCGATCAACTAGTGGTTAATGGTCAAAACTACCTACGTACCGATCAAAAAGTTGAAGTGTTCTCTGCTCATAAACAAGATCAACCAACGCAATCATTACAGTCAAATACGGCAGGTAAATAA
- a CDS encoding DNA cytosine methyltransferase — MASIFSFFTGSGFLDLGFEKAGFKTAAVNEYHAPFLNAYKHSRKVMSLPEPMFGHYHCSIEEFINDGKYVDSLKEHLAQLRTDGEMVGFIGGPPCPDFSVGGKNKGQEGENGRLSKTYIDTIIQHRPDFFLFENVKGLWRTKRHREFYEQLKSELRDAGYILTDHLINCIQYGAPQDRDRILMFGIKKEYMSSILDDTSCKNMLLPEALFSWESQMQYDRTEALKQPSCTTTEPFNEGSLTSKPSNILEALTIEYWFKKNDVLNHPNADAFFTPKSEKFKTVDEGDTGKKSFKRLHRWRYSPTAAYGNNEVHLHPYKARRLSAAEALAIQSLPAEFELPATMTLSDKFKTIGNGVPYLAALGVAKTIYEFIDKIK; from the coding sequence ATGGCTAGTATATTCTCTTTCTTTACTGGATCAGGTTTTCTCGATCTTGGATTTGAAAAAGCAGGATTTAAAACTGCAGCAGTAAATGAATATCATGCACCTTTCTTAAATGCTTATAAACATTCAAGAAAAGTAATGTCTCTTCCCGAGCCTATGTTTGGACATTATCATTGCAGCATTGAAGAGTTTATTAACGATGGTAAATATGTTGACTCTTTAAAAGAACATTTAGCACAGCTTCGAACTGATGGTGAAATGGTCGGTTTCATAGGAGGTCCACCTTGCCCTGACTTTTCTGTTGGAGGGAAGAATAAAGGACAAGAAGGAGAGAACGGACGATTATCTAAAACGTATATTGATACGATTATCCAGCATAGACCTGACTTCTTTTTATTTGAAAATGTAAAAGGTCTGTGGCGAACAAAGCGACATCGTGAATTTTATGAACAATTGAAATCAGAATTACGTGACGCAGGATATATTCTTACAGATCATCTTATAAATTGTATTCAGTATGGAGCTCCGCAAGATCGAGATCGTATACTTATGTTTGGGATAAAAAAAGAGTATATGAGTTCTATCCTTGATGATACTTCTTGTAAAAATATGCTTCTTCCTGAGGCTTTATTCTCATGGGAGTCTCAAATGCAATATGATCGTACAGAAGCTTTAAAACAACCATCGTGCACAACAACGGAGCCATTTAACGAAGGTTCGTTAACATCTAAGCCATCAAATATTCTTGAAGCATTAACGATAGAGTATTGGTTTAAAAAAAATGATGTACTTAATCACCCTAATGCAGATGCTTTTTTTACTCCGAAGTCTGAGAAATTTAAGACTGTTGATGAAGGTGATACTGGAAAAAAATCATTTAAACGTTTACATCGTTGGCGATATTCTCCAACTGCCGCTTATGGTAATAACGAAGTGCATTTACATCCGTATAAGGCTCGTCGTCTTAGCGCAGCAGAGGCATTAGCTATCCAGTCATTACCAGCTGAATTTGAGTTGCCAGCCACAATGACGTTAAGTGATAAATTTAAGACAATTGGTAATGGTGTTCCGTATTTAGCTGCTTTAGGTGTAGCGAAAACAATTTATGAATTTATAGACAAGATCAAATAA